From one Hordeum vulgare subsp. vulgare unplaced genomic scaffold, MorexV3_pseudomolecules_assembly, whole genome shotgun sequence genomic stretch:
- the LOC123418887 gene encoding 50S ribosomal protein L2, chloroplastic: MAEWLKRPTHNWRILNNTAKHLYKTPIPSTRKGTVDRQVKSNPRNNLIHGRHRCGKGRNSRGIITARHRGGGHKRLYRKIDFRRNQKDISGRIVTIEYDPNRNAYICLIHYGDGEKRYILHPRGAIIGDTIVSGTKVPISMGNALPLTDMPLGTAMHNIEITRGRGGQLARAAGAVAKLIAKEGKSATLRLPSGEVRLVSQNCLATVGQVGNVGVNQKSLGRAGSKCWLGKRPVVRGVVMNPVDHPHGGGEGKAPIGRKKPTTPWGYPALGRRTRKRKKYSDSFILRRRK, translated from the exons ATGGCTGAATGGTTAAAGCGCCCAACTCATAATTG GAGAATACTTAATAATACGGCGAAACATTTATACAAAACACCTATCCCGAGCACACGCAAGGGAACCGTAGACAGGCAAGTGAAATCCAATCCACGAAATAATTTGATCCATGGACGGCACCGTTGTGGTAAAGGTCGTAATTCCAGAGGAATCATTACCGCAAGGCATAGAGGGGGAGGTCATAAGCGCCTATACCGTAAAATAGATTTTCGACGGAATCAAAAAGACATATCTGGTAGAATCGTAACCATAGAATACGACCCTAATCGAAATGCATACATTTGTCTCATACACTATGGGGATGGTGAGAAGAGATATATTTTACATCCCAGAGGGGCTATAATTGGAGATACTATTGTTTCTGGTACAAAAGTTCCTATATCAATGGGAAATGCCCTACCTTTGA CCGATATGCCCTTAGGCACGGCCATGCATAACATAGAAATCACACGTGGAAGGGGTGGGCAATTAGCTAGAGCAGCAGGTGCTGTAGCGAAACTCATTGCAAAAGAGGGTAAATCGGCCACTTTAAGATTACCATCTGGGGAGGTCCGTTTAGTATCCCAAAATTGCTTAGCAACAGTCGGACAAGTGGGTAATGTTGGGGTGAACCAAAAAAGTTTGGGTAGAGCCGGATCTAAGTGTTGGCTAGGTAAACGCCCCGTAGTAAGAGGGGTAGTTATGAACCCTGTGGACCACCCCCATGGGGGCGGTGAAGGGAAAGCTCCCATTGGTAGAAAAAAACCCACAACCCCTTGGGGTTATCctgcgcttggaagaagaactaggaaaaggaaaaaatatagcGATAGTTTTATTCTTCGTCGCCGTAAGTAA
- the LOC123418888 gene encoding maturase K-like, protein MEKFEGYSEKQKSRQQYFVYPLLFQEYIYAFAHDYGLNGSEPVEIVSWNNKKFSSLLVKRLIIRMYQQNFLDNSVNHPNQDRLLDYKIFFYSEFYSQILSEGFAIVVEIPFSLRELSCPKEKEIPKFQNLRSIHSIFPFLEDKFLHLDYLSHIEIPYPIHLEILVQLLQYRIQDVPSLHLLRFFLNYYSNWNSFITSMKSILFFQKENKRLVKFLYNSYVSEYEFFLLFLLRKQSSCLPLAYSGTFLERIHFSRKMEHFGIMYPGFSRKTLWFFMDPLIHYVRYQGKAILASKGSFFLKKKWKCYLINFWQYYFFFWTQPRRIHINQLANSCFDFMGYLSSVPKSPLLVRNQMLENSFLIDTRMKKFDTIVPATLLIGYLSKAQFCTGSGHPISKPIWTDLSDWDILDRFGRICRNLFHYHSGSSKKRTLYRLKYILRLSCARTLARKHKSTVRTFMQRLGSAFLEEFFTEEEQVFSLMFTKTTLFSFSGSHTERIWYLDIIGINDLVNPLN, encoded by the coding sequence ATGGAAAAATTCGAAGGGTATTCAGAAAAACAGAAATCTCGTCAACAATACTTTGTCTACCCACTTCTCTTTCAGGAGTATATTTATGCATTTGCTCATGATTATGGATTAAACGGTTCTGAACCTGTGGAAATAGTTAGTTGGAATAACAAGAAATTTAGTTCACTACTTGTGAAACGTTTAATTATTCGAATGTATCAGCAGAATTTTTTGGATAACTCGGTTAATCATCCTAATCAAGATCGATTATTGGATTACAAAATTTTTTTTTATTCTGAGTTTTATTCTCAGATTCTATCTGAGGGGTTTGCGATTGTTGTGGAAATCCCATTCTCGCTACGGGAATTATCTTgtccgaaagaaaaagaaataccaaaGTTTCAGAATTTACGCTCTATTCATTCAATATTTCCCTTTTTAGAAGACAAATTTTTGCATTTGGATTATCTATCACATATAGAAATACCCTATCCTATCCATTTGgaaatcttggttcaactccttcAATACCGTATCCAAGATGTTCCATCTTTGCATTTATTGCGATTCTTTCTCAACTACTATTCGAATTGGAATAGTTTTATTACTTCAATGAAATCCattcttttttttcaaaaagaaaataaaagactaGTTAAATTCCTATATAACTCTTATGTATCAGAATAtgaatttttcttgttgtttcttCTTCGTAAACAATCTTCTTGCTTACCATTAGCATATTCTGGAACTTTTCTGGAACGAATCCACTTTTCTAGGAAGATGGAACATTTTGGGATAATGTACCCTGGTTTTTCTCGGAAAACCTTATGGTTCTTTATGGATCCTCTTATACATTATGTTCGATATCAAGGAAAGGCAATTCTTGCATCAAAAggcagtttttttttgaaaaagaaatgGAAATGCTACCTTATCAATTTCTGGCaatattatttctttttttggaCTCAGCCGCGAAGAATCCATATAAACCAATTAGCAAACTCTTGCTTCGATTTTATGGGATACCTTTCAAGTGTACCAAAAAGTCCTTTGTTGGTAAGGAATCAAATGCTGGAGAATTCATTTCTCATAGATACTCGAATGAAAAAATTCGATACCATAGTCCCCGCTACTCTCCTCATAGGATACTTATCAAAAGCTCAATTTTGTACTGGATCGGGGCATCCTATTAGTAAACCCATTTGGACGGATTTATCAGATTGGGATATTCTTGATCGATTTGGTCGGATATGTAGAAAtctttttcattatcatagtggaTCTTCGAAAAAACGGACTTTGTATCGACTAAAGTATATACTTCGACTTTCATGCGCTAGAACTTTAGCTCGTAAACATAAAAGCACGGTACGAACTTTTATGCAACGATTGGGTTcggcatttttagaagaattttttACGGAAGAAGAGCAAGTTTTTTCTTTGATGTTCACCAAAACAACTCTTTTTTCTTTCAGTGGATCACACACTGAGCGTATTTGGTATTTGGATATTATAGGTATCAATGACCTGGTCAACCCTCTTAATTAA
- the LOC123418890 gene encoding photosystem II protein D1, with product MTAILERRESTSLWGRFCNWITSTENRLYIGWFGVLMIPTLLTATSVFIIAFIAAPPVDIDGIREPVSGSLLYGNNIISGAIIPTSAAIGLHFYPIWEAASVDEWLYNGGPYELIVLHFLLGVACYMGREWELSFRLGMRPWIAVAYSAPVAAATAVFLIYPIGQGSFSDGMPLGISGTFNFMIVFQAEHNILMHPFHMLGVAGVFGGSLFSAMHGSLVTSSLIRETTENESANEGYKFGQEEETYNIVAAHGYFGRLIFQYASFNNSRSLHFFLAAWPVVGIWFTALGISTMAFNLNGFNFNQSVVDSQGRVINTWADIINRANLGMEVMHERNAHNFPLDLAAVEVPAING from the coding sequence ATGACTGCAATTTTAGAGAGACGCGAAAGTACAAGCCTGTGGGGTCGCTTCTGCAACTGGATAACTAGCACTGAAAATCGTCTTTACATCGGATGGTTCGGTGTTTTGATGATCCCTACCTTATTGACCGCAACTTCTGTATTTATTATCGCCTTCATCGCTGCCCCTCCAGTAGATATTGATGGTATTCGCGAGCCTGTTTCTGGTTCTTTACTTTATGGAAACAATATTATCTCTGGTGCTATTATTCCTACTTCTGCGGCGATCGGATTGCACTTTTACCCAATTTGGGAAGCTGCATCTGTTGATGAGTGGTTATACAATGGTGGTCCTTATGAGCTAATTGTTCTACACTTCTTACTTGGTGTAGCTTGTTATATGGGTCGTGAGTGGGAACTTAGTTTCCGTCTGGGTATGCGTCCTTGGATTGCTGTTGCATATTCAGCTCCTGTTGCAGCTGCTACTGCTGTTTTCTTGATTTACCCTATTGGTCAAGGAAGCTTTTCTGATGGTATGCCTTTAGGAATCTCTGGTACTTTCAACTTTATGATTGTATTCCAGGCAGAGCACAACATCCTTATGCATCCATTCCACATGTTAGGTGTAGCTGGTGTATTCGGCGGTTCCCTATTCAGTGCTATGCATGGTTCCTTGGTAACCTCTAGTTTGATCAGGGAAACTACTGAAAATGAATCTGCTAATGAGGGTTACAAATTTGGTCAAGAGGAAGAGACTTATAATATTGTGGCTGCTCATGGTTATTTTGGCCGATTAATCTTCCAATATGCTAGTTTCAACAACTCTCGTTCTTTACACTTCTTCTTGGCTGCTTGGCCTGTAGTAGGAATCTGGTTCACTGCTTTAGGTATTAGTACTATGGCTTTCAACCTAAATGGTTTCAATTTCAACCAATCTGTAGTTGATAGTCAAGGTCGCGTTATTAATACTTGGGCTGATATCATCAACCGTGCTAACCTTGGTATGGAAGTAATGCACGAACGTAATGCTCACAACTTCCCTCTAGACTTAGCTGCTGTTGAAGTTCCAGCTATTAATGGATAA
- the LOC123418889 gene encoding photosystem II D2 protein produces MTIALGRVPKEENDLFDTMDDWLRRDRFVFVGWSGLLLFPCAYFALGGWFTGTTFVTSWYTHGLASSYLEGCNFLTAAVSTPANSLAHSLLLLWGPEAQGDFTRWCQLGGLWTFVALHGAFALIGFMLRQFELARSVQLRPYNAISFSGPIAVFVSVFLIYPLGQSGWFFAPSFGVAAIFRFILFFQGFHNWTLNPFHMMGVAGVLGAALLCAIHGATVENTLFEDGDGANTFRAFNPTQAEETYSMVTANRFWSQIFGVAFSNKRWLHFFMLFVPVTGLWMSAIGVVGLALNLRAYDFVSQEIRAAEDPEFETFYTKNILLNEGIRAWMAAQDQPHENLIFPEEVLPRGNAL; encoded by the coding sequence ATGACTATAGCCCTTGGTAGAGTTCCTAaagaagaaaatgatctatttgatACTATGGATGACTGGTTACGAAGGGACCGTTTCGTTTTTGTAGGATGGTCTGGCCTATTGCTCTTTCCTTGTGCTTATTTCGCTTTAGGGGGTTGGTTTACAGGGACAACTTTTGTAACTTCTTGGTATACCCATGGATTGGCAAGTTCCTATTTGGAAGGTTGTAATTTCTTAACCGCAGCAGTTTCTACCCCTGCCAATAGTTTAGCACACTCTTTGTTGCTACTATGGGGGCCAGAAGCACAAGGAGATTTTACTCGTTGGTGTCAATTAGGCGGTCTATGGACTTTTGTAGCTCTCCACGGGGCTTTTGCACTAATAGGTTTCATGTTACGCCAATTTGAACTTGCTCGGTCTGTTCAATTGCGGCCTTATAATGCAATCTCATTCTCTGGTCCAATTGCTGTTTTTGTTTCGGTATTCCTTATTTATCCACTGGGGCAATCTGGTTGGTTCTTTGCGCCGAGTTTTGGCGTAGCAGCGATATTTCGATTCATCCTTTTCTTCCAAGGATTTCATAATTGGACGTTGAACCCATTTCATATGATGGGAGTTGCCGGAGTATTAGGCGCGGCTCTGCTATGCGCTATTCATGGAGCAACCGTAGAAAACACTCTATTTGAGGACGGTGATGGTGCAAATACCTTCCGTGCTTTTAACCCAACTCAAGCTGAAGAAACTTATTCAATGGTCACTGCTAACCGCTTTTGGTCCCAAATCTTTGGTGTTGCTTTTTCCAATAAACGTTGGTTACATTTCTTTATGCTATTTGTACCCGTCACCGGTTTATGGATGAGTGCTATTGGCGTAGTTGGCTTGGCTCTGAACTTACGTGCCTATGACTTTGTTTCCCAGGAAATCCGTGCAGCGGAAGATCCTGAATTCGAGACTTTCTACACCAAAAATATTCTTTTAAACGAGGGTATTCGTGCGTGGATGGCAGCTCAGGATCAGCCTCATGAAAATCTTATATTCCCTGAGGAGGTTCTACCACGTGGAAACGCTCTTTAA